In the Salvelinus fontinalis isolate EN_2023a chromosome 34, ASM2944872v1, whole genome shotgun sequence genome, one interval contains:
- the LOC129833402 gene encoding serine/threonine-protein kinase LMTK2-like, which produces MLFLALKLVHRCYPVRVSPFQGDLRSYLSQQDWMFRNAELLQLQKMACEIAAGVTHLHKHNFLHSDLALRNCYLTADLTVRVGDYGIGPYRYKEDYIITEDDESAPLRWMAPELVGERHGGVITLDQTKPGNVWALGVTLWELFENAAQPYPHLSDREVLNHVIREQQIKLLKPQLELPYSDRWYEVLQFCWLTPDKRATAEEIHRLLTYLRMQGQKDVEDDFQQRWDSLKPNPVTRQTTVSHSSYPILEQFADDALRAEVDEVLTVTETSRGLSFEYVWEAAKHDHYDSSSGHGRSAMNTTLNYHSMFFPVPSEDIQAHFPDPAAPRTGGSDSRNTHSAIPGILPVFDAHKPANGNEYYIQLEEQGESTVEAKENRGPEVDTVSDGQKFVTLQDVRLDESSTDADFFHHSIDSKDSYLQDSHIWSSSEHDSPYHTNIFSEGDSRQDSHSWNRGFMELPELNGNGFQRVESVEGQTQGTEKSFRNSFLGERHSEVILQDSLEEAEGEGTPDVMRLLNTEKLADNFMFLKEKSLMKEGSGLSGKSSGSQQLDFLQPGLTHIPEHSFRMNSWDDDDDETIDGINVAEIPIKPVESNMSPAEEELFDFMSPSFVDFLQPLADPKTLVPSNTLVTEDICSNQLPIRGLLQQSSNMRMDSASERAEVPAISSANIHQSPTLLSESATTDPLCMDAKNPSLDCLGASEDDCVESKGIKEPTDDLLSYDSPPVYVSEISVDNGLTSEGFTSDDLLSDLVEDDTEAEMDTVLSEHEHDRSSLLVSGPSMDQISQDSLLEDSVSTTLPTVEKSAETLDSLDNSHRLEGSVEELNTPAAPHKLQPPYKTADSGYETENLESPEWNSQPIIKDHFSEENGLSLAEEEEEEPAAATMLVPPEIIVSEVESVMDAQDGEDQQAEPIAPGEEYFTGGNYRDSAYFSDNESEPEKKSEEANSATVDISGGVSGGPSVLPEVTEEDHVESSAGSQSPIAREALVDIGVEKTKPQLLEGTSLPVLILTTEEDWEKTSPVSIDGSVDETRTLEFFPDFRTHSHSESSGTSTEDLEKPPLPAVATSAKPFPENIPVHAKLTRTYASEITPKLKEPDMEGRYLGRRDGSDENGQEDGGEADEEDDNSDDSDDDMRAYRLHSSSEDSEDDTVHPVPVIVSDDSRARNLKSLLKPTSLNVTPSAKPSMPSGGSDSDSASRAVSFFDDVTVFLFDQETPTKELGDHSSGSNSQVSEFSSPVPTASYLNRFTNSTDEEGGGFEWDDDFSSPEPSAFLSKAATDLAVSKTMSPSSTASHYFSPPGGRAPEPSWSSSSSNYSRFSISPANIASFSLTHLTDSDTEQGGSSEEGDKD; this is translated from the exons ATGCTGTTTTTGGCATTGAAACTAGTACACAGGTGTTATCCTGTGCGTGTGTCTCCATTTCAGGGGGACCTCCGGAGCTACCTGTCTCAGCAGGATTGGATGTTCCGAAATGCTGAGCTGCTGCAGCTGCAGAAGATGGCCTGTGAAATTGCTGCTGGCGTCACCCACCTCCACAAACACAACTTCCTGCACAG TGACTTAGCCCTGAGGAACTGCTATCTGACTGCAGACCTGACGGTCAGAGTGGGAGACTATGGCATCGGCCCCTACAGATACAAG GAGGATTACATCATCACGGAGGACGACGAGTCGGCGCCCCTGCGCTGGATGGCCCCGGAGCTGGTGGGGGAGCGCCATGGGGGCGTGATCACCCTGGACCAGACCAAGCCTGGCAATGTGTG GGCCTTGGGGGTGACTCTGTGGGAGCTGTTTGAGAACGCAGCCCAGCCCTACCCTCACCTGTCTGACCGCGAGGTCCTGAACCACGTCATCAGGGAACAGCAGATCAAACTGTTGAAACCACAGCTGGAGCTGCCCTACTCTGACAGATG GTATGAGGTGCTACAGTTCTGCTGGCTAACTCCAGACAAGCGGGCCACGGCCGAGGAGATCCACCGGCTGCTCACCTACCTGCGTATGCAGGGCCAGAAGGATGTAGAGGACGACTTCCAGCAGCGCTGGGACTCCCTCAAACCCAACCCTGTCACGCGCCAGACCACCGTCAGCCACTCCTCCTACCCCATTCTGGAGCAGTTCGCAGATGATGCCCTGCGGGCCGAGGTGGACGAGGTGCTCACCGTCACTGAGACCAGCCGTGGCCTGAGCTTCGAGTATGTGTGGGAAGCGGCCAAGCATGACCATTACGACAGCAGCAGTGGCCATGGACGCTCGGCTATGAACACCACGCTCAACTACCACAGCATGTTCTTCCCCGTGCCCAGCGAGGACATTCAGGCCCACTTTCCAGACCCCGCAGCCCCCAGGACGGGGGGCTCCGACAGCAGGAACACCCATTCAGCAATCCCTGGGATTCTTCCCGTGTTTGACGCTCACAAACCAGCCAATGGAAACGAGTACTACATCCAGTtggaggagcagggggagagcACCGTGGAGGCGAAAGAGAACAGGGGTCCGGAGGTAGACACAGTTTCAGACGGGCAGAAATTTGTCACCCTTCAAGACGTCCGCTTGGACGAGTCCAGCACCGATGCAGACTTCTTCCACCACAGCATAGACTCCAAGGACTCGTACCTCCAGGACAGCCACATCTGGTCGTCCAGTGAGCATGACAGCCCCTACCACACCAACATCTTCAGTGAGGGAGACTCCAGACAGGACTCCCATTCCTGGAACAGGGGCTTCATGGAGCTTCCAGAACTCAACGGAAATGGTTTTCAGAGAGTGGAGTCTGTAGAGGGGCAGACCCAGGGAACAGAAAAGTCATTTCGGAATTCTTTTTTAGGGGAGCGCCATTCAGAGGTCATCCTCCAGGACTCTTTAGAGGAGGCAGAGGGGGAGGGAACCCCGGATGTGATGAGGCTACTGAACACTGAGAAACTAGCGGACAACTTCATGTTCCTCAAAGAGAAGAGCCTGATGAAGGAGGGCTCTGGTTTATCAGGGAAAAGTAGTGGGAGTCAACAACTGGACTTCCTCCAACCTGGTCTGACCCACATCCCCGAGCACAGTTTCAGAATGAACTCttgggatgatgatgatgatgagaccATAGATGGCATAAACGTAGCAGAGATCCCCATAAAACCTGTGGAGAGCAACATGTCCCCAGCAGAGGAGGAACTTTTTGACTTTATGAGTCCCAGTTTTGTGGATTTCCTGCAACCTCTAGCAGACCCTAAAACACTGGTGCCTTCAAATACACTGGTAACAGAGGACATCTGTAGCAACCAGCTGCCAATTAGAGGACTGCTGCAGCAGTCCTCTAATATGAGGATGGACTCTGCCTCTGAGAGGGCTGAGGTCCCTGCTATTAGTTCAGCAAATATCCACCAGTCTCCCACACTCCTCTCTGAAAGTGCCACTACAGACCCCCTGTGCATGGATGCCAAAAACCCCAGCCTTGACTGCCTCGGAGCCTCAGAGGATGACTGTGTTGAATCCAAAGGAATCAAAGAGCCAACAGATGACCTGCTAAGCTATGACTCTCCCCCAGTCTATGTCAGTGAGATTTCTGTTGACAATGGCCTGACCAGTGAAGGCTTTACCAGTGATGATCTGCTGAGCGACCTGGTTGAAGATGATACAGAGGCAGAAATGGATACCGTTCTCTCTGAGCATGAACATGACAGGTCCTCTCTGCTGGTTTCTGGTCCTTCCATGGACCAGATCAGCCAGGACAGCCTATTGGAGGACAGTGTTTCCACCACTCTGCCCACTGTGGAGAAATCAGCTGAGACACTAGATTCCCTGGACAACAGCCACAGGCTGGAGGGGTCTGTTGAAGAGCTAAACACCCCGGCAGCCCCTCACAAGCTCCAGCCCCCGTACAAAACAGCCGACAGCGGCTACGAGACAGAGAACCTGGAGTCTCCAGAGTGGAACTCTCAGCCCATCATCAAAGACCACTTCTCAGAGGAAAACGGTCTGAGTTTggccgaggaagaggaggaggagccagCAGCTGCTACCATGCTGGTTCCCCCCGAAATCATCGTCTCGGAGGTGGAGAGTGTGATGGATGCTCAGGACGGTGAGGACCAGCAGGCAGAGCCCATCGCCCCTGGCGAGGAATATTTCACGGGAGGCAACTACAGAGACTCTGCTTACTTCTCCGACAACGAGTCCGAGCCCGAGAAGAAGTCTGAAGAAGCCAACTCGGCAACTGTGGACATCAGTGGCGGTGTTTCTGGAGGTCCATCTGTTCTTCCTGAAGTCACAGAGGAGGATCATGTAGAGTCTTCTGCTGGGTCACAGTCTCCCATTGCTCGAGAAGCTCTGGTTGATATTGGAGTGGAGAAGACCAAGCCTCAGCTCCTGGAAGGGACCAGTCTCCCTGTGCTGATCCTCACCACAGAGGAGGACTGGGAGAAGACGTCACCTGTGTCCATCGACGGCAGTGTGGACGAAACCAGGACACTGGAGTTCTTCCCTGACTTCAGGACTCACAGTCACTCTGAGTCCAGCGGAACTTCCACCGAGGACCTGGAAAAGCCTCCATTGCCTGCTGTTGCTACCTCAGCAAAACCTTTTCCTGAGAACATACCGGTCCACGCTAAGCTAACCAGGACCTACGCCAGCGAGATCACCCCCAAGTTGAAGGAGCCCGACATGGAGGGGAGGTACCTGGGCAGGCGCGACGGCTCTGATGAGAATGGGCAGGAGGACGGAGGGGAGGCGGACGAAGAGGACGATAACAGCGATGACTCGGATGATGACATGCGGGCGTACCGGCTGCACAGCTCCAGCGAGGACAGCGAGGACGACACGGTGCACCCGGTTCCCGTTATAGTCTCGGATGACAGTAGAGCGCGGAACCTCAAGAGCCTGCTGAAGCCCACGTCGCTGAATGTCACCCCCAGCGCCAAACCCTCCATGCCATCAGGGGGCAGCGATTCAGACAGTGCCAGTAGAGCAGTGTCGTTTTTCGACGATGTCACTGTTTTCCTTTTCGACCAA GAGACCCCCACCAAGGAGCTGGGAGACCATTCGTCAGGTTCCAACAGCCAGGTGTCCGAGTTCAGCAGCCCTGTGCCCACGGCCAGCTACCTGAATAGGTTCACCAACTCCACAGATGAAGAAG GCGGTGGGTTTGAATGGGATGACGACTTCTCGTCCCCGGAGCCCTCGGCGTTCCTCTCCAAGGCAGCTACGGACCTGGCCGTGTCTAAAACCATGTCCCCTTCGTCTACGGCCTCTCACTACTTCTCCCCTCCCGGGGGCCGCGCCCCGGAGCCCAGCTGGAGCAGCTCCAGCTCCAACTACTCCCGCTTCTCCATCTCCCCGGCCAACATCGCCAGCTTCTCCCTCACACACCTCACTGACTCAGACACCGAACAAGGAG GAAGCAGTGAAGAAGGAGATAAAGACTAA